One Candidatus Eisenbacteria bacterium DNA segment encodes these proteins:
- a CDS encoding DUF4080 domain-containing protein, translated as MPDILLATVNARYIHSSLGLRCLLANLGDLRPRAALKEFRVKQPAEEIAEQILKKAPKILGLGVYIWNVQRTAEIVDIIRQKSPKITIVLGGPEASFEAEHQTVVKRADFVIQGEGDLAFAQLCRDLLAGKRPSARIIQAEPCALDELKFPYDTYKPEDIAHRVIYVEASRGCAYRCEFCLSALETAPRYFQTVAFLEEMQRLLDRGARHFKFVDRTFNHDLERAEKILRFFLNRSPHDTFLHLEAVPHRFPESFCRLLGEFPPGSLQLEIGFQTLNPEVSERIGRRYSVEKALKTLSHLRRDTHAYLHTDLIAGLPGEDLDSFARGFDRLLAAGPHEIQVGILKRLRGAPIRRHSREWGMVYREEAPYDLIQNRLMDAATMQQLNRFARFWDRTFNSGRFPNLVPLIWRDEASPFFAFWSWSAWASDHFGRDHSIPLDELTRALTQYLKEVRGLPPEAVETAQRNDRPIRRPQRHPSSVPYLKRQRRHLESGIESDR; from the coding sequence ATGCCCGACATCCTCCTCGCAACCGTGAACGCCAGGTACATTCACAGCTCGTTGGGGCTGCGTTGTCTGCTGGCTAACCTAGGCGATCTCCGGCCTCGAGCTGCCTTAAAAGAGTTCCGCGTAAAGCAGCCGGCCGAAGAGATCGCGGAGCAAATTCTGAAAAAGGCTCCCAAGATCCTGGGCTTGGGCGTCTACATTTGGAATGTACAAAGAACCGCGGAGATCGTAGACATCATCCGACAAAAATCCCCTAAGATCACAATCGTCCTGGGCGGACCGGAGGCAAGCTTTGAAGCCGAACATCAGACCGTCGTTAAAAGGGCCGACTTTGTCATTCAAGGCGAGGGTGACTTGGCATTCGCCCAACTTTGCCGCGACCTGCTGGCTGGGAAACGTCCGTCAGCAAGGATCATCCAGGCTGAACCTTGCGCACTAGACGAGCTAAAATTCCCGTACGACACCTACAAGCCGGAAGATATCGCCCATCGCGTGATCTATGTCGAAGCCTCGCGGGGATGCGCCTATCGCTGCGAGTTCTGCCTATCCGCCCTGGAGACCGCCCCACGCTACTTCCAAACAGTGGCCTTTCTCGAGGAAATGCAGCGCCTGCTGGATCGCGGCGCGCGGCATTTTAAATTTGTGGATCGCACCTTCAATCACGACCTGGAGCGGGCCGAAAAGATTCTGCGCTTCTTTCTGAACCGGTCGCCCCACGACACGTTTCTGCATCTGGAGGCGGTGCCGCATCGATTTCCCGAATCGTTCTGCCGCCTGCTGGGAGAGTTTCCGCCGGGAAGCCTGCAGCTCGAGATCGGGTTTCAAACGCTGAATCCGGAGGTGTCCGAACGGATCGGCAGGCGGTACTCGGTCGAGAAGGCTCTAAAAACTCTCAGCCATCTGCGCCGGGACACGCACGCCTATCTCCACACCGATCTCATCGCGGGTTTGCCCGGTGAAGACCTCGACAGCTTTGCGCGGGGATTCGATCGGCTCCTGGCGGCCGGCCCGCACGAGATTCAGGTCGGGATCCTGAAACGCCTGCGCGGGGCTCCCATCCGCCGGCACAGCCGGGAATGGGGGATGGTCTATCGTGAGGAAGCCCCCTACGATCTTATACAAAACCGGCTCATGGACGCCGCCACGATGCAACAGCTCAATCGCTTCGCCCGCTTCTGGGATCGCACCTTTAACAGCGGCCGCTTTCCCAACCTGGTCCCACTGATTTGGCGAGATGAGGCGTCGCCGTTTTTCGCCTTCTGGTCCTGGAGCGCATGGGCCTCGGATCACTTCGGCCGGGATCATTCCATCCCTCTGGACGAGCTCACGCGAGCCTTGACGCAATACTTGAAAGAGGTCCGCGGGCTGCCTCCGGAAGCGGTGGAGACGGCCCAGCGGAACGATCGTCCGATCCGGCGGCCGCAGCGGCATCCGTCATCCGTCCCGTACCTAAAACGCCAGCGCCGGCATCTTGAAAGTGGTATAGAATCCGACAGATGA